Within Pangasianodon hypophthalmus isolate fPanHyp1 chromosome 11, fPanHyp1.pri, whole genome shotgun sequence, the genomic segment tttttactctgtaacagtgatcaaaaataaatgtatagaagttgaatattttattttttataagacttaattaaaaatgaatgtattattatttaattattttcaaaaagtAGCAGTACAGTGAACTATGTACTCAAGTACTCAATGTACTCAAGTAACAAAGGTGCATGTAGTTTGTTACTTTCCTCCATTGATAATTTGTAtatgataaatatgaaaaattgtcATCCTGTCACACTGAATAAATCTGCGGCTCTATAGGTGGATTCAGTTAGGGTGTTGGTCATATATGTACTCAGTAGTTGTTTATCAAGGTGTATTACCCTTTAGGGAAGAGACAAAAGTTGTTAGAACTAATATTTGGAATGTAGTACATGCAAAGTAAATATTAAGTCAAGTTCATCAGGCACACATCGACTCAATAACAGtgccatatatttttttccattgctcAGTTTAGTTGGTTTCATTGAGGAACACCAAAATTCATTTGTTCTTTtcgttttttgtcttattgtttCCAGGTAGTCTTTATAAAACCACTACCTCAGCTTATAGTCTTTccttacaataaaaaaaaatgtgaaagatgAGACAGGATGATGGGTGTAGATCACACAAAGATCAGCTTTCAGGCATTAGGAAGCAAAAACAAGCACCACCCAGGTCCAATCTGAATGGATGCTATTAGGCGTTACTTTTCACTTTATGTGGGATGATGCAAAGAATACATAATATGTATTGTATTTCTGTATCAAGCAATTTGCTCTCTGTAGATTTCCCAAACCTGCAAATCAACAAAGAATAAACTGGAAGGTTTAATTGAAAAATTTGAGCAAGTCATTGAGTGTTGTGTGATATTCATGTGTGCACGAAAAACTGTGGAGTGAACATTTGTATTGATCAACGAGGCTTGAGTGCTGACTGAAGTGGCtgaagtgaaaaacaacaaaactcaCTTTCGGTAACTGCTGGTCAGGATCACGGTgtatctggagcctatcccaggaacactgggtgtgaggaggGAATACAACAGTCCATCATAGAGCACCATgcttacacacattcacaattaggggcaatttagcatagccagttcacgtactggcatgcttttgggaggtgggaggaaatcagagaacctggaggaaaccaccGCAAACATGAGGAGAGCATGCACAGATAGAACctaggaccctggagctgaggCAACAATGCTACCCCCTACACCACCTCACTGTCCACATATATCCAGTGATTATAAATGCAGATTCagcaaacaaaaatgaaaatgtttggaCACCCTACTAAATCAGTacttacagtgaatataaaaagtctacacactcctgttaaaatggcaggtttttgtgaagtaaaagaatgaaactaagataaatcacgtcagatcttttcccacttttaatgtgaaattgcaaaatatacaaataaagtgaaaaacaatcagaaactttttttagggaaaaaaaggaaaaataaaaaaacttacaataacctggttgcagaAGTGTggacacccctaaactaatattttgttgaagcaccttttgattttattacaccactcagtctttttggttAAGAGTcaatcagcatggcacatcttgatttagcaatattttcccactctttcttgcaaaaacattctagatcaatcaaattgtaagggcgtCCCCTGTGCACAGTCCCcatcaggtcaccccacagatttttagttggattcaggtctaggctctggctaggccattcaaaaacattgatcttcttttggttaagccgttgctttgttgatttggatgtatgctttgggtcattgtcattcCTTGGTCATGGTCATTCCTTTTTATcatcagcttactagcagacacctgaatgctCTGCACTAAAATcggctggtatttgtagctactCATGATtcccttgataaaagccccagttctggctgaagaaaagcagccctaaagcatgatgctgccaccaccatgcttcaccttgGATATGAtattcttttggtgatgtgctttttttttgtgccaaacatactATCCTttaaattatggaattattttaccttttggaattgtctcatcagaccataatacattttgccacatgatttggggtgatttagttgagcttggtgTTGGATGTTTCTTGTGAGAAAGGCCTTCCATCTAGCCATGGCCCAGACTTGTGAAGGATATgtgagattgttgtcacatgcagagagtaatcagtacttgtcagatattcctgcagatcctttaatgttgccgtaggtctcttggcagtgTACTGttcctgatgatgtcactgtggtgctccattttctctgcCTGTTGATGATGACCTttatggtgttccatggtacatctaatgttttggaaattcttttatacccctctcctgatcgatacctttcaacaattGAGATACCGtgcaggctttgtaagctcttagcggaccatggcttcagtaatcggatgaaaccaagaagatgtgaacaaaatcctacagaaacagctgatctttatttggggttaatcagaataatttaattgatgacagcagtatgataattacttttgaagatgagattgaatgtgattggttcattctgaacacagacaCTTCCCCAATTAGCACTAACAGTGCTAATGGCAGCATGCATGTGGAGAGTGTCAGAGCAGGAAATGCTTTCATCATCTCGGAGCACGAAGTGAGGAAGGCTTTCAGGAAAGTGAATGCCAGGAAGGAAGCAGGAGAAGATGGCATCTCATTTCAGGTCCGCAGAGCCTGTGAGGACCAGCTATTACTGGTGTTCACAGAGATATTCAACCTCTCCCTAGCACAGCTGGTAATCCCCACATGCGTTAAACAGTCCCAAAGAAACCCCAGCCtgcctgcctcaatgactattGCGCAGTAGCCTTGACCTCAgttgtgatgaagtgctttgacaGGCTAGTCAGAGACTTCATCACCTCTTCATTACCTGACACCCTGGACCCATTACAGTTCGCATACCGCCCCAATCGTTCTTCCAAGGACGCCATTacacacctcctacacacaGCCCTGAGCCAATTGGACATCAGGATGGGCTGTTTGTTGACTGCAGTTCCAGCATTTAACATAATTTCCCTTCTTGATGTCCAGATGGCTCAGGAAAggaaattatgttaaaatgctgtttgtccCTGTGTCAGTGGATCTCCAACTTCCTGACCAACAGACAACAATCAGTACGGGTGGGTAGACATGTCTCAGCCTCCCTCACCCTCTGTACTGGAGCCCCCCAGCGTTGTGTCTTGAGCCCCTGCTGCACTCATTGTACACTTATGACTGTGTGGCCACTTCTAACTCTACCACCATTGGAAAACTGCCTGGAGAACTGGTGCCAGGTGAACAACCTCCTCCTGAACATCAGCAAGAGAAAGGAGTCTATAGAGGACTTCAGCACTAGGCAGGTGAGGATCTACCACCCCCTTAAGATCAACGATGCCCCAGTGGAGAGAGTGGACAGTTTCCAGTACCTTGGTGTTCAAATCACGCAGGATCTGTCATGGTCCTTTCACATTAACACCCTGGGGAAGAAAGCCCATCAGCGTCTTTACCAACAAATAGTTGTagtcaacaaacattttaacataatttcccTTCCTGAGCCATCTGGAAAGGGAAGTGCTTTAAACTGCCCTCTAAGGTGTTAAGGAACTTTTACACCTGtaccatcgagagcatcctgataGGAAGCATTacagcctggtttgggaacagcaccaAGCAGGATAGGCGGGCTCTTCAGAGGGTGGTGCAATCACCTGAGCGCACAATCAAGACTGAGCTCACTGAcctaaataaatctttattatatatgttgGCAATTTCAGTTCACTACAGCTACCTCAGCCTGTTGTTGCACAgcattatatttcacaaacaACTGAACATATCTGCACCTTATTCCAAATATAGTCATACTGTTGCTGCCACCtatcttttatattatatttttatatttttccttttctacctGTATGCAAGTAAAATTCTGATTTACATAAATTcgtttttccctaaaatgtttctgattgtttttcacttaatttttatatgttgtaatttcacattgaagatggaaaacataacattattctgacatgatttatcatggtttcattttttttacatcacaaaaacctgccattttaacaggggtgtgtagattttttatatccattgtagtAAAACCCTCTTTGGCAGATATCTTGCAAAATTTTTATGTAGCTAGCTAAGAGTCTGTCTATTCTTGTTTAATGAACTTTcacccactctttcttgcagaaCTGAGATCTTGGGCTGTCTGCATGTTTAAGATCTACCCACAGATTTTAAGTGATGTTCAAGTCAGGGGACAAGTAGTTCATGCTGGATTTTAAGGTaagttttggatcattgtcctgttgtagaAGCCAATCTCTTTTCACCGCCAGTTTCTTGACTGGCTATGTCAAATTCTTGCTTCCAGAATTCACTAATATTTACCAGAATCCATTCTCCCATCTACCTGTACAATGTTTCCTGTGTGACTGACTGCCACACAACCATAAAGCATAACTGATCTATCGCAATGCATAATAGTAGGGAAGGTGTTCTTTTTGTCATCAAATACTGATCCTTTTGTCTCCAAACATACCTTTGGTGATTGTGGTTGAagatttccatttttatttcatcaatcCACAGCACTTGTTTTCAAAATGCCCCTGGCTTCCCTAGATATTGTTTTTGCATAAATCAGACATTGATTTTTCATTGATTGACATTGAAGtaaggtttccttctgatgactcttccatgcagatcatgtttgtgccAGCACTGCTGTGTAGTAGAATGGTGCACCACCACTCCTGTGTTGTAGTCTAAACCTTCCTGCAGGTCCTTGCTGTAATATGGGggttttgctttgcctttctggCCAGCATATGAGCAGTTCTATCTGAAAGTTTTCTTGGTCATCCCAGTCTTGCCTTGACTTCCATAGTTCCCCTTAACTGCtatttcttaatgacatttGGACAGTGAAAAATCTTTTCCTCTGTTTTGTAAGCATTAATTAGCTTCGTTTTCAGATCCTCATTAGGAGCCAATGGTTGTTAAATATCAGCACAAGTTTTGAAGAGTTAGAGAATTTACTGCactctggaattttttttcctaatgacAATTCTTGACCTGCCTAATAAGTCCTAATGAGCCAATTAAAGCCTAACTAGTTAATTAGGTTCTGAGTCTTTATAATTGGAAGggtctgcaattttttttttctatttttaacatAATTCAATATAAAGTAACTGCAAGAACACTTGCAGaaacatgttattttttaaaaaaaaatagtttcctGCCATTGctctgtttacttcttttcaattccaaaatcaacaaaatgtgTCATTTGACCAGGGGTGctcaaacttttgcatacaactgcATTGGAATTAATTCTAGTATGTGTATTCAATTAGAATAAtgagattaaaaatataaatagtaataCAGATATAAGAATAATTGGTTATGTATAGACTTGTTCAGTTGAAAGCTGACTCACTCGCTTTATATTCTtttttacaatgaaaaaaaaattatacaaaggGTGTACATGATGGGTGTTTTCCGGTCTTAGACAAAGACAAGCAATAACAAGAGCTAAGAATAAGGAATTCAGACTATCTAAGCCTCATGCGACTGTCGGGTGGGTATGATAAATTCATGTGTGATTCACTCTAAATCATCATCTCATtgctactttgtttttttttttgaccaacagattttttacttttattgcaTATAGCATGAAAACATTGTATTTCTGTACAGAAAAATAATTGCATGTGCAATATGTAGCATTTCAACATTTGTCTGTAACACAACTCAGCAATAAATCAACAGAGTAATCACTTGCACAGACAATTTTCTGTCACCAGTTGCTTGACAAGTTGATACATGACGTGATATATTGAATATGATGACGTTTTAAATAAGCAAGTTCTTGTCACTTTAAGAATGTTAACTGATATAAAACTATAACTCTATAACTGGATTTAGTGGAGAAGCAAAGCCGTAGCTGTGTATGGAAATGTATGACCATGTAAGTAAATTGTAAAACTAAAGCTTTTTGCAGCACTATGTAGAATTTCCACATTTGTCGCAGTGGCATTTAACAGGTTCCAAACACCCGGGCTATATTGGAAAATCTGACACCGTGCTGTTGCACAAAAGGAAACTTGCCAGCCTGAGAACAATGTCGCCCTTCATTTCATCTCCAGCTCTACACACCCATACCTGAGTGTGTTTTTACCATGACATGAGAGTCAGCAGACGTCTTACAGCATGGGAAACTGTAATATGTGGCTGAATGCCAACTTCCACAGTTTGATACAGGTTAGGACACAAGGTTTGGCTTAAACACTGGAGTCTCACACATCCTGCCATGAACAATAGAACTCatgaaaaacaatatgaaaGAGGTAATTTAGTTCAAATGTTGTTTAGTTACTATGGCACTATGAAGGCAGATGCACAGATAAGTTTCCACAGAATGGACTCATGaagttaaatgtgtgtgaaggtAATGAGGAAGCAGAGCAAGTTAGAGATATTGCAGACTATTACATGCACAAATACATCAGTAttaatatagtttatataatgATACAGTTACAGGAAGCACAATAAAGATGCAAATGTGCCTCTCCCGTGCAGACTGCTATTACTTTTGTACCATatggatgaaaaagaaaattactGTCACTCTTTGGATTgcatttgtattatttaaagTCCAGTTAAAGACTTTAAAACAATGGCAGTTttctaaaactgttttttttatttgttcaaaaTCTCTAGCCTGAAGAGTCAAGTTCTGCTTTATAGTTTTTGTAAATCTTGCTCTTTTATCTTTGTGCAGTGAAACAAGTGATACGTTTAGTTAAATATTTCCAGGCAAAGTAGAGGCTGATAGGCTTTGAGGCTCAAGGGTGTGGTCAGTATGACTTCTTATTGTAATCAGTGCTGCTATAACAACCGAGTGTTTCCATGCCTGTGCAGGCCTGTTCCCGAGAGCATGCAAAAGATCTCTTTCAGCAGACTTTTCAAACAGACCACAGTCAAACCCTGAGTAAGTCTTATCAGAGCTGTCACCCAGAGCTGAGCACACCTCTACATTGGGGAGAAAGCACAGAGGGGTGGAGTGTTGTTTATACAATGAATCATGGCTCTCATGAGTCTCAGCTAGCTTAACACACCAAAGCCTCACAGACAAAGGCAGAATTAAGTTCATCTAAGAGCTCAATGAAGTTTTAGGGACAAGCCCATTGATATACTATAAGGTTTTTTTGTCTGGGACAATTGTGTGAAAGTTGGAACTCCATTTGCAGTAATTCACCTTATTTACTTCACATTCCAAATATGAGTACTGAATGTACACTACAGAATGTGTACAGAGAGGTTTGTCTTGTTTCTATGAAACTTTGTTGAGCTGAAGTTGAAAACTATGAAAACTTTCTTAgaaataaagcataaaatttATGCATGCATGTCTGCTATATTGTATCTGAGTATTTTCTCTGTTTCAGTTTCTGGGAGTGGTGGTTTGTGTGTAGCAAGACTGGTGTTGTGTGCCTCTCACCAGCATTCGGGGGGATGTGAGATCATCTTTGAACTATAGCCAGCCTTTCCTCCCCCCCTCCTCCCCGGGTCACATCTGGAACTCTGTATCACTCCAGATATGTCAGTAGTGAACAAtagaaagatagagaaaaaaataaacttaagaCACAAATAGAGATTATCTCTTACAAAACATTGCAAGGAGTGTATTGTGAattttatgactttattttgCACAGTCGGTACTTCTCCTGTGCATACTTGATATTTGAAATATGTGGCATGATACTTTAATTATGTGGTATGATATCTAAATTATGTGCTACGATCTGAGAAAGGTGACCAGCTGACAAACTgtcaattaatattttattgtaaggGCGTTACTCACATGTTTAACCAACTAATGCATTTAATTTGTGGAATCTATTAGTATCCAATAAACTTGACAGCTTCTATTTAACTCACAGTACTACAGGAAGGTAAAaaagtacagtagtgtgtgcaTGCTGCTCTGTGAAGGTCTGATGTCCTATCCAGGGAGTATTCCTACCTGACTCATGTGTTCCttggataggctctggatccacagcaAACCTGATctggataaagtgcttactgaagatgaatgaagaatGTACTGAAGGAAGGACACATCAGATAAGAGATGTTTACATAAATTTAAGTTTATTTGACCACAGCACAGTTTAAAAGATCTGTGCatggcattttatttattggactattgaatatacactatatgaccaaaggtatgtagacacctggccataacacccatatgaggGCCTTCCCCATACTGTTGGAAGCACATacttgtctagaatgtctttgaatgctgtagcattaagagttcctttcactagaactaagggccccaaacatgttccagcataacaatgcctCTGTGTAcaaagctccatgaagacatggtttgccaaggttggtgtggaagaactcaagtggtctgcacagaaccctgacctcagccccactgaacacctttgggataaattggAAGACACCGCTGGACATCAGTGCACAACCTCttgcacaaattcccacagccattctccacaatctagtggaaagccttcccagaagagtggaggtttttttagcagcaaagggggaacaactATATAtgaatgcccatggttttgaaaTGGGAGGTTCAGTACTCAGAtctccacatacctttggccatatagtgtatctgttaCTAACAGTTTCAGAggctgaaacaaaaaaaatgttcaactaAAGCTACTtgatactgaaaaaaatgtgaagttATCATTATGAACTGATTGTGTTGTGACATAAATTAATTTAGGGCTTGTCTCTgtaccccttttttttttttaaacctgatttTTGGTAACATGGTCAGGCAGGTACAACACAAGTTGAGCAATCCTGATAATTTAGAGATAAGGTATAAAGAGTAACATGCATGATCCTATAGTCAACAGGAAGGACTTTGGTCCAGCAGTGAATTTGTTAATGTAGGACACTATTGTTACTCAGCTGATAATATATCAGTTGTAAAAAAAGGGCGCTCTTACTGAATAGAATCCTTCATGTGCATGTAAGTACTTCAAAGTAATGTGATGTGATTACTTTTTCatatataaacagttaaatGTGATGCAATCAATACTGcagagttttatttctttacagtaACAGATGTAAGATCAAAAGTCATTGGTTGATCATAATACAAACTAAACTCTGTGTGTATTCCAGCTCTGAATGGTATTAAGGAAGGAAAGCTgccaagctttaaaaaaaaatccacaaccACAAAACTTTTACTGCCTTTAGTATGGTGTAAACCTGTTGGTTCTCACATTGTACTCCCTCTTCTGTAATCCCAACTCTCGAGGAcatggacacacagacacacacacacacattccaaagTTGTTTCCTCACTGGGGTGGTTAGTGGTTTCCCCTCCCTATCTGTTgcgagcgcacacacacacacacacacacatgcacacacacagagcgcagGACCCGCCCCAGGGCTCAGGCTATATGAAAGGACAGAGCTGGATACAGCAGATCACTCCAGGAGAATCCAGTTCAGGGTAGCTTCATCCTCTCTGCCATTCCTTCGTTAGCTTGTCTCTGAAGCCATTCATCAGTCAGCATGAGTTTCTACCAGCGTACCACCTATTCCAGTGGCCCTGCAGGCTTCACTGGAGGCTCTGTGGTCAGCCAGCGCCGTGTGGGCTCACTGTCCTCGGCACCTAAAGCCTTCAGTGTCTACGGAGGTGGCTCAGGCAGCACCCGAATCTCCTCAGGATTCTCAAGGACTGTGTCTTCTGGCTATGGTGGTGGACGGGGCCTGGCTGGAGATGGTGGCTTCAGCCTGGCTTCTGCCCTGGACAGTGAGAGTGTTCAAATGAATGAGAAGGCCACCATGCAGAACCTGAATGATCGTCTGGCCTCCTACCTGGAAAAGGTCCGCTCCCTGGAAGCTGCCAATGCAAAACTGGAGCTGAAGATCCGTGAGTACTATGAGAAGAAAGGACCAATTGCTGAGAGAGATTACAGTGCATACTGGGCCACCATCAATGACCTGAAGGATAAGGTAATGATGGAAGTTTGTGTGGTAAATTTAACTTTGGAAATTATGGCTTGTAGAATTATTGTTGTgcacttattgtattttataaggTCTACTCAGTCAATAATGTCCAATAATAACTGCCCTTGTTTCAGATCAAGAATGCCACTATCAGCAACGCCAACATCCTCCTGCAGATTGACAATTCAAAACTGGCTGCAGATGACTTCAAAACAAAGTAGGTGTACCTAAGTTatgaaaaacatatatacataatgtaCCATGAACCTAAAAAGGTAGATGATAgaatgactttattttattatataataactgTGATTAGAAAAACCAACTTGGTACTGACCCTCTTTCTCCACTGATTAGATATGAGCATGAGTTGATAATGCGACAGTCCGTGGAGGCTGACATTGCCAACTTGCGACGCCTGCTGGACCAGACCACCTTGACTAAGGCTGACCTTGAGATGCAGATCGAAGGTCTGCAGGATGAGTTGGCCTACCTGAAGAAGAACCATCAGGAGGTTAGTAATGTTATCACCACTGTGACTTACCACATTTTTATGAAACTAGACCACATTAACTAATCCAAAGGAATTGGAAAATTATGGAATGTATGAAACTAGCAAGGTATGATATTTCATCAATAATCGtttttactgcatttaaaatattcaacttgGAAAGCACAGTGATTCTGCTTGGGATGGATGCTCTTGTAGAAAAAGCCAAGTGCAGTCTTATGCCAAGAATCTGTTTGCTGAAAAAAGATGCCATTCTTAAACATCTCCATTTTTGGTTGCAATCGCCTTCACATTTTCTCTCAGGACTTTtgcaaaagaaaacagcagaatTAACCCCAAAGTATTTATAACTTCATCTTTGTAGGAACTGGCAGCTCTGAGATCTCAGCTGTCTGGAAATGTGAACGTGGAGGTAGACGCTCCTCCTCAGCAGGACCTGAACAAGGTTTTGGAGGAGATCCGCTCACAGTACGAGGCCATCACAGAAAAACACCGCAGAGACCAAGAGGCTTGGTTCAATGACAAGGTGAGTaggtgttttattatt encodes:
- the krt94 gene encoding keratin 94 — translated: MSFYQRTTYSSGPAGFTGGSVVSQRRVGSLSSAPKAFSVYGGGSGSTRISSGFSRTVSSGYGGGRGLAGDGGFSLASALDSESVQMNEKATMQNLNDRLASYLEKVRSLEAANAKLELKIREYYEKKGPIAERDYSAYWATINDLKDKIKNATISNANILLQIDNSKLAADDFKTKYEHELIMRQSVEADIANLRRLLDQTTLTKADLEMQIEGLQDELAYLKKNHQEELAALRSQLSGNVNVEVDAPPQQDLNKVLEEIRSQYEAITEKHRRDQEAWFNDKSAALTKEVAISTETIQTSKTEITDLRRTLQGLEIELQSQLSMKAALENTLAETEARYSAMLAGFQNQINMLESDLAQVRASIEQQGREYSMLLDIKSRLEQEIATYRSLLEKEESRPPGTGGSSTITTTTTTRTVS